One genomic region from Xyrauchen texanus isolate HMW12.3.18 chromosome 16, RBS_HiC_50CHRs, whole genome shotgun sequence encodes:
- the LOC127657135 gene encoding coiled-coil domain-containing protein 177-like translates to MVEPLEPDDQSKFRETQFETPDAASEAPFLPEQVDNREKDAGVDFSLQTEPSPEPVPSSEELQQPQNNQNSQPEEVKLHLDLFNFYSPAAEGSRYVLTSPRSLEACARCGVKPVELLQRPLSDFAREAPGHSMRVATGMFEIYERDRHAKLRQCREERERIIREEKRWILQAALNNNSSLMASEKSQDPINAGLSQQANHSLTSSGPAPKMSPACSGVSKKMSTSTTPKCTTSGSGKLTKSSASSCPLVSKFSSVNSDHTSKGTSVKKPKSSPEAELEGKPPGSVIQRSIQSAPAGQGPKKTSITPTKAANTFPRSIPKPSFPRTSTSLAPIVSRSAVHSPASASTTPFAQQNGHVISKSKVRCRSHSLESLQRRRDRIYTSTVSSTTTTTTTCTSSESTSSSYSWDGRDHWAKTSSPHARTLATLNSLMGRSLSLGDLSHSPQTLQKVERIVKEVKRRGLKAVPERDQKIAALMLARYQEEDIMSQTRYVAHLQWDSERRLEELRREREDQEKQRAVQQCQRAWQSQVSTRQRWLSQQEREAAQVKLRQVVESEERWRELAEQQERSRLQKLQQTAREEKQKKALQEQNLKALDEERAAMVEQEKLLLKEKLTIAELKRQEREHQIQEERRGLNRAEKRRHAALIQEIARREVDEREEARRTAEEKLNKSLENYEQIQERRGQELKEKAKREEKQIQRARLAAEKREQQQKEQMEAKSKESEKRAQQATQMAEERAREKAQRAVQSRQEKERLQRLNRQRVEEEEKLRRLELLQSIERKLEKSEQIFREKRAVLESARSVARASFHVRDRVREETNMRTFDKMALEAQLKANLVEK, encoded by the coding sequence ATGGTGGAGCCATTGGAACCTGATGACCAGAGTAAATTCAGAGAGACACAGTTTGAAACCCCTGATGCAGCCTCTGAAGCACCATTTCTACCTGAACAAGTTGATAATAGAGAGAAAGATGCTGGTGTGGATTTCAGTCTGCAGACAGAACCCAGTCCTGAACCCGTACCGAGCTCTGAAGAACTACAACAGCCACAAAACAACCAGAACAGTCAACCAGAAGAGGTAAAACTTCATCTGGATCTTTTCAATTTTTACTCGCCTGCTGCAGAAGGCAGCCGTTATGTTCTGACAAGCCCTCGCTCACTTGAGGCATGCGCACGCTGTGGGGTGAAACCTGTGGAACTTCTCCAACGACCACTGTCTGATTTTGCCCGCGAGGCACCCGGTCACAGCATGCGTGTCGCCACTGGAATGTTTGAGATATACGAGAGAGATAGACATGCTAAACTACGACAgtgcagagaggagagagagcgaATTATTAGAGAGGAAAAAAGATGGATTCTACAGGCAGCTCTCAACAACAACAGTAGTTTGATGGCTTCAGAGAAGTCACAAGATCCTATTAATGCTGGATTGTCTCAGCAAGCCAATCACAGTTTAACTAGTTCAGGGCCAGCTCCTAAAATGTCACCTGCTTGTAGTGGTGTATCCAAAAAAATGTCCACATCAACAACCCCTAAATGTACAACATCAGGATCAGGAAAGCTTACAAAAAGTTCAGCATCCAGCTGTCCTCTTGTCTCAAAATTTAGTTCGGTAAACTCTGATCACACTTCTAAAGGAACATCTGTAAAAAAGCCCAAGTCTTCTCCCGAAGCAGAACTTGAGGGAAAACCTCCAGGCTCAGTGATCCAACGGTCAATACAGTCTGCTCCAGCAGGGCAGGGCCCAAAGAAAACCTCCATTACTCCCACAAAAGCTGCAAATACTTTCCCCAGATCAATACCAAAACCTTCTTTTCCAAGGACATCGACTTCTCTTGCTCCAATAGTGTCAAGATCTGCTGTCCATAGTCCTGCCAGTGCCAGCACTACTCCATTTGCACAGCAAAATGGACATGTCATTTCCAAATCAAAGGTTAGATGCAGAAGCCACTCGCTGGAGTCTTTGCAAAGAAGGCGTGACAGGATTTACACCTCTACTGTTTCATCAACTACCACCACAACTACCACATGTACCTCCTCAGAATCCACTTCCTCATCATATAGCTGGGATGGTAGAGATCACTGGGCTAAGACATCAAGCCCTCATGCTCGCACTTTAGCTACTTTGAACTCCCTGATGGGTCGCAGTTTGAGCTTGGGAGACCTTAGCCACTCtccacagacattgcaaaaagtGGAGCGCATTGTAAAGGAGGTGAAACGTCGTGGACTTAAAGCTGTTCCAGAACGTGATCAAAAGATTGCTGCATTAATGCTAGCTAGATACCAAGAGGAGGACATAATGAGTCAAACTCGCTATGTAGCACACCTACAATGGGACAGTGAGCGCAGACTAGAAGAACTGCGACGGGAGCGTGAAGATCAGGAGAAACAGAGGGCTGTGCAGCAGTGTCAGCGTGCATGGCAGTCACAAGTTTCCACTCGGCAGCGCTGGCTTAGCCAGCAGGAGCGAGAAGCTGCACAAGTAAAGCTTCGCCAGGTGGTTGAAAGTGAGGAGCGTTGGCGGGAGCTGGCCGAGCAACAAGAGCGCAGCAGGTTACAGAAGCTGCAACAGACTGCTCGCGAGGAGAAACAGAAGAAGGCACTACAGGAACAGAACCTTAAAGCTCTGGATGAGGAGCGAGCAGCCATGGTTGAGCAGGAGAAACTGCTCCTCAAGGAGAAACTGACCATCGCTGAGCTGAAGCGACAAGAGCGAGAACACCAAATTCAAGAAGAGCGTCGTGGACTCAACCGTGCTGAGAAAAGGCGCCATGCAGCTCTTATACAAGAGATTGCAAGACGTGAAGTGGACGAGCGTGAAGAAGCACGTAGGACAGCAGAGGAGAAACTAAATAAGTCCCTAGAAAACTACGAGCAAATACAGGAACGACGTGGGCAAGAGTTAAAGGAGAAAGCTAAGCGAGAAGAGAAGCAGATCCAGAGAGCACGTCTGGCCGCTGAGAAACGTGAGCAGCAACAAAAAGAACAGATGGAGGCAAAGTCAAAGGAATCAGAAAAGCGAGCACAACAAGCCACACAAATGGCCGAAGAGCGGGCAAGGGAGAAGGCTCAACGTGCAGTGCAGAGCAGGCAGGAAAAGGAACGGCTTCAAAGGCTTAACCGTCAGCgtgtggaggaggaggagaaactGCGCCGCCTAGAATTGCTGCAGTCCATTGAGCGCAAACTAGAAAAAAGTGAACAGATTTTCAGAGAAAAGCGTGCAGTGTTGGAAAGCGCCAGATCAGTGGCACGTGCCTCTTTCCATGTGCGGGACCGTGTCCGCGAAGAGACAAATATGCGCACATTTGACAAGATGGCCCTGGAGGCTCAGTTAAAAGCAAATTTAGTTGAGAAGTGA